A genome region from Streptomyces sp. NBC_01296 includes the following:
- a CDS encoding SigE family RNA polymerase sigma factor — protein sequence MNTLHSTTTSAVVTRLHDVNRRAGVRSVTVARPRPAHTVAIDANTYRPSVPEQHTPELSSTSEAEFTAYVQERRAALYATAFHLTGDRYEAEDLLQSALFSTYRAWDRISDKAAVGGYLRRTMTNLHISAWRRRKLNEYPTEELPETASDTDAMRGTELRAVLWQALARIPEPQRTMLVLRYYEGRTDPEIAEILGISVGTVKSSIWRSLRRLRDDEVLSFGRDEAESFEELVA from the coding sequence ATGAACACGCTGCACAGCACCACCACCAGCGCGGTTGTCACGCGGCTGCACGATGTGAACCGCCGGGCAGGTGTCCGTTCGGTGACGGTCGCCCGTCCGCGGCCGGCGCACACGGTGGCCATCGACGCGAACACGTACCGGCCTTCCGTCCCGGAGCAGCACACGCCCGAGCTCTCCTCCACCTCGGAGGCCGAGTTCACGGCGTACGTCCAGGAGCGGCGGGCCGCCCTGTACGCGACGGCCTTCCACCTGACCGGTGACCGTTACGAGGCCGAGGACCTGCTGCAGAGCGCGCTGTTCTCCACGTACCGCGCCTGGGACCGGATCAGCGACAAGGCGGCCGTCGGCGGGTACCTGCGGCGCACGATGACGAACCTGCACATCAGCGCGTGGCGCCGGCGGAAGCTGAACGAGTACCCGACCGAGGAGCTCCCGGAGACGGCCTCGGACACGGACGCGATGCGGGGTACGGAGCTGCGCGCGGTGCTGTGGCAGGCGCTGGCCCGCATCCCGGAGCCGCAGCGCACGATGCTGGTGCTGCGGTACTACGAAGGCCGTACCGACCCGGAGATCGCGGAGATCCTGGGCATCAGCGTCGGTACCGTGAAGTCGAGCATCTGGCGGTCGCTGCGGCGCCTGCGGGACGACGAGGTGCTGAGCTTCGGCCGCGACGAGGCGGAGTCCTTCGAGGAGCTCGTCGCGTAA
- a CDS encoding uridine kinase family protein, translating to MLDTNRPPEASPARGNGSDWCPVSSSSPLPTRVVLLTGPSGSGKSRLAARSGLPVLRLDDFYKEADDPTLPLVEGSSDIDWDSPLSWDADVAVAAIVELCAAGRTEVPVYSIATSSRTGTETLDISRTPLFIAEGIFAADIVARCQELGLLADAICLRGRPSTTFRRRLMRDLREGRKSLPFLLRRGWRLMRAERGIVARHTALGAHACGRDEALGRLAACAAGRHRAAAPA from the coding sequence ATCCTGGATACCAACCGGCCACCGGAGGCATCCCCTGCGCGGGGGAATGGTTCAGACTGGTGTCCCGTGAGCTCTTCCTCTCCTTTGCCTACGCGTGTCGTCCTGTTGACCGGGCCCTCGGGCTCCGGCAAGTCCAGGTTGGCTGCCCGTTCCGGGCTGCCGGTGCTGCGCCTGGACGACTTCTACAAGGAGGCCGACGACCCGACCCTCCCGCTGGTCGAGGGCAGCTCCGACATCGACTGGGACTCCCCGCTGTCCTGGGACGCGGACGTGGCGGTCGCCGCGATCGTGGAACTCTGCGCGGCAGGCCGTACCGAGGTGCCGGTGTACTCCATCGCCACGTCCTCCCGTACGGGTACCGAGACGCTGGACATCTCCCGCACCCCGCTGTTCATCGCGGAGGGGATCTTCGCGGCGGACATCGTGGCCCGGTGCCAGGAGCTGGGGCTGCTGGCGGACGCCATCTGCCTGCGCGGGCGGCCCTCGACGACGTTCCGGCGCAGGCTGATGCGGGACCTGCGCGAGGGCCGCAAGTCGCTGCCGTTCCTGCTGCGCAGGGGATGGCGGCTGATGCGGGCGGAGCGGGGCATCGTGGCCCGGCACACCGCCCTCGGCGCGCACGCCTGCGGCCGCGACGAGGCCCTCGGCCGCCTGGCCGCCTGCGCAGCGGGCCGCCACCGCGCGGCCGCCCCGGCGTAG
- a CDS encoding PspC domain-containing protein translates to MSAIARPRDGRWIGGVCAGLARRFGISANTMRLIFVVSCLLPGPQFLIYLALWVLLPNEKSPSNTW, encoded by the coding sequence ATGAGCGCCATTGCCCGCCCCCGTGACGGCCGCTGGATCGGCGGCGTCTGCGCCGGACTGGCGCGCCGCTTCGGAATTTCCGCGAATACGATGCGCCTGATATTCGTCGTCTCGTGCCTGCTGCCCGGCCCGCAGTTCCTGATCTACCTGGCGCTGTGGGTGCTCCTGCCCAATGAGAAGTCCCCCTCCAACACCTGGTAG
- a CDS encoding VanZ family protein — MQRNEVGRSAATAIHLRLRLLGGGLLIAHLLLVGWLTLRPLDVPWAAAANLTPLEGIREDLSYGPLEAVRRIGEGLALLAPLGVLLPLVNGNLAPSPLAAWSSLGRTAAAGALVSLSIEMLQSAVPGQVVDVDSVLLNGLGVVLAHVAVVPALRARLRRSQRSQHSTQGSTPRIPRVGLGPWTDVLSAVPREY, encoded by the coding sequence GTGCAGCGCAATGAGGTCGGCCGCAGTGCCGCCACCGCCATTCACCTCCGGCTCCGACTCCTGGGCGGGGGGCTGCTGATCGCTCATCTCCTCCTCGTCGGCTGGCTGACCCTGCGGCCCCTGGACGTGCCCTGGGCGGCCGCCGCCAATCTGACCCCGCTGGAGGGGATCCGGGAGGACCTCTCGTACGGACCGCTCGAGGCGGTCCGGCGGATCGGGGAGGGGCTGGCGCTGCTCGCCCCGCTCGGGGTGCTGCTGCCGCTCGTCAACGGGAACCTGGCGCCCTCGCCGCTGGCCGCGTGGTCCTCGCTGGGCCGGACCGCAGCGGCGGGCGCGCTGGTCTCGCTCAGCATCGAGATGCTCCAGAGCGCGGTGCCCGGGCAGGTGGTCGACGTGGACTCGGTCCTGCTGAACGGCCTCGGCGTGGTGCTCGCGCACGTGGCCGTCGTACCGGCACTGCGGGCGCGGCTGCGGCGCTCGCAGCGCTCCCAGCACTCCACTCAGGGCTCTACCCCGAGAATTCCCAGGGTCGGCCTCGGTCCGTGGACCGACGTTCTGTCCGCAGTGCCGCGGGAGTATTGA
- a CDS encoding sensor histidine kinase, giving the protein MVFCLVALVAAVSASGIAYWLNREAVLTRTQDAALGDFRQEMQNRAAALPADPTPEEMQRTAELMAGSSPGYSVLLVDERGGRKVFGAAGPDSFGLDDVPASLQRAVNDQQKATAANDSEYHMYWQRTKPRGNPYLVGGTRIVGGGPTGYMYKSLAQERDDLNALGWSLTIATGLALLGSALLAQAAARTVLKPVQRLGDAARRLGEGELDHRLDVSGTDELADLSHTFNKTAEALEKKVADMSAREEASRRFVADMSHELRTPLTALTAVAEVLEEEVEDLDPMIAPAVALVVSETRRLNILVENLMEVTRFDAGTARLVLDDVDVADQVTACIDARAWLDAVELDAERGIVARLDPRRLDVILANLIGNALKHGGSPVRVSVVVEGEWLVIAVQDNGPGIPEEVLPHVFDRFYKASASRPKSDGSGLGLSIAVENAHIHGGDITAANGPEGGALFTLRLPVDVGKVIAGDADA; this is encoded by the coding sequence ATGGTCTTCTGCCTGGTCGCGCTGGTGGCCGCGGTCTCCGCGTCCGGGATCGCGTACTGGCTCAACCGCGAGGCCGTGCTCACCCGTACCCAGGACGCGGCCCTCGGCGACTTCCGCCAGGAGATGCAGAACCGGGCCGCGGCGCTGCCCGCCGACCCGACGCCCGAGGAGATGCAGCGCACCGCCGAGCTGATGGCGGGCAGCAGCCCCGGCTACAGCGTGCTGCTGGTCGACGAGCGGGGCGGCCGCAAGGTGTTCGGCGCGGCCGGTCCCGACTCCTTCGGGCTGGACGACGTACCCGCCTCGCTGCAGCGTGCGGTGAACGACCAGCAGAAGGCGACGGCGGCCAACGACTCCGAGTACCACATGTACTGGCAGCGGACGAAGCCGCGCGGCAATCCGTACCTGGTCGGCGGGACGCGGATCGTGGGCGGCGGGCCGACCGGCTACATGTACAAGTCCCTGGCGCAGGAGCGGGACGACCTGAACGCGCTGGGCTGGTCGCTGACCATCGCCACGGGTCTCGCTCTGCTCGGGTCGGCGCTGCTGGCCCAGGCCGCGGCCCGGACCGTCCTCAAGCCCGTACAGCGGCTGGGGGACGCGGCGCGGCGCCTCGGCGAGGGCGAGCTGGACCACCGGCTCGACGTGTCGGGGACCGACGAACTCGCCGATCTGTCGCACACGTTCAACAAGACGGCCGAGGCGCTGGAGAAGAAGGTCGCCGACATGAGCGCCCGGGAGGAGGCCAGCCGACGCTTCGTCGCGGACATGTCGCACGAACTGCGCACGCCGCTGACGGCGTTGACGGCGGTCGCCGAGGTGCTGGAGGAAGAGGTCGAAGACCTCGATCCGATGATCGCACCGGCGGTGGCGCTGGTGGTCAGCGAGACCCGGCGGCTGAACATCCTGGTGGAGAACCTGATGGAGGTCACCCGCTTCGACGCGGGGACGGCGCGGCTCGTGCTGGACGACGTGGACGTCGCCGACCAGGTGACGGCGTGCATCGACGCGCGGGCGTGGCTCGACGCGGTCGAACTCGACGCCGAGCGCGGCATCGTGGCGCGGCTCGACCCGCGCCGGCTCGACGTCATCCTCGCCAACCTGATCGGCAACGCGCTCAAGCACGGCGGCTCGCCGGTGCGGGTGTCGGTGGTCGTCGAGGGCGAGTGGCTCGTGATCGCGGTCCAGGACAACGGGCCGGGCATCCCCGAGGAGGTGCTGCCGCACGTCTTCGACCGCTTCTACAAGGCGAGCGCCTCGCGGCCCAAGTCCGACGGGAGCGGGCTGGGCCTGTCGATCGCGGTGGAGAACGCACACATCCACGGCGGTGACATCACCGCCGCCAACGGGCCGGAGGGCGGCGCGCTGTTCACGCTGCGGCTGCCGGTGGACGTGGGGAAGGTGATCGCCGGTGACGCGGACGCGTAG
- a CDS encoding adenosine deaminase translates to MTSETLNLPTPDQIRRSPKVLLHDHLDGGLRPGTIIELAREAGYESLPETDADKLGIWFREAADSGSLPRYLETFAHTCAVMQTKAALFRVAAECAEDLAEDGVVYAEIRYAPEQHLEAGLTLEEVVEAVNDGFREGERRAKASGHRIRVGALLTAMRHAARALEIAELANRYRDNGVVGFDIAGAEAGFPPTRHLDAFEYLKRENNHFTIHAGEAFGLPSIWQALQWCGADRLGHGVKIIDDIEVAADGSVKLGRLASYVRDKRIPLEMCPTSNLQTAAAASYAEHPIGLLRKLHFRLTVNTDNRLMSGTSMSREFEHLVDTFGYTLDDMQWFTVNAMKSAFIPFDERLAMINEVIKPGYAELKSEWLFQQTASTSGSVSV, encoded by the coding sequence ATGACGAGCGAGACCCTCAACCTGCCGACCCCGGACCAGATCCGCCGCTCCCCGAAGGTGCTGCTCCACGACCACCTCGACGGTGGCCTGCGCCCCGGGACCATCATCGAGCTGGCCCGGGAGGCCGGCTACGAGAGCCTTCCCGAGACGGACGCCGACAAGCTCGGCATCTGGTTCCGCGAAGCCGCCGACTCCGGCTCCCTGCCCCGCTACCTGGAGACGTTCGCGCACACGTGCGCCGTCATGCAGACGAAGGCGGCGCTGTTCCGCGTCGCCGCCGAGTGCGCCGAGGACCTGGCCGAGGACGGCGTCGTGTACGCCGAGATCCGCTACGCCCCCGAGCAGCACCTGGAAGCCGGCCTGACCCTCGAAGAGGTCGTCGAGGCCGTGAACGACGGCTTCCGCGAGGGTGAGCGCCGCGCGAAGGCGAGCGGCCACCGCATCCGCGTCGGTGCGCTGCTCACCGCGATGCGCCACGCCGCCCGCGCCCTGGAGATCGCCGAGCTGGCGAACCGCTACCGCGACAACGGCGTGGTCGGCTTCGACATCGCCGGTGCCGAGGCCGGGTTCCCTCCCACCCGCCACCTCGACGCCTTCGAGTACCTCAAGCGCGAGAACAACCACTTCACCATCCACGCGGGCGAGGCCTTCGGTCTGCCGTCGATCTGGCAGGCCCTGCAGTGGTGCGGCGCGGACCGCCTGGGCCACGGCGTGAAGATCATCGACGACATCGAGGTCGCCGCCGACGGCTCGGTGAAGCTGGGCCGGCTGGCCTCGTACGTCCGGGACAAGCGCATCCCCCTGGAGATGTGCCCCACCTCGAACCTGCAGACCGCCGCGGCCGCCTCGTACGCCGAGCACCCGATCGGCCTGCTGCGCAAGCTGCACTTCCGCCTGACGGTCAACACCGACAACCGGCTGATGAGCGGCACCAGCATGAGCCGCGAGTTCGAGCACCTGGTCGACACCTTCGGCTACACGCTCGACGACATGCAGTGGTTCACCGTCAATGCGATGAAGTCCGCGTTCATTCCTTTCGATGAACGACTGGCCATGATCAATGAGGTCATCAAGCCCGGTTACGCGGAGCTGAAGTCGGAATGGCTGTTCCAGCAGACTGCTTCGACCAGCGGTTCTGTCTCGGTCTAG
- the afsQ1 gene encoding two-component system response regulator AfsQ1 — protein sequence MPFLLLIEDDDAIRTALELSLSRQGHRVATAATGEDGLKLLREQRPDLIVLDVMLPGIDGFEVCRRIRRTDQLPIILLTARSDDIDVVVGLESGADDYVVKPVQGRVLDARIRAVLRRGEREATDSAVFGSLVIDRSAMTVTKNGEDLQLTPTELRLLLELSRRPGQALSRQQLLRLVWEHDYLGDSRLVDACVQRLRAKVEEVPSSPTLIRTVRGVGYRLDSPQ from the coding sequence GTGCCTTTCCTGTTGCTGATCGAGGACGACGACGCCATCCGCACGGCCCTCGAACTCTCCCTGTCTCGCCAGGGCCACCGTGTGGCCACCGCGGCGACGGGCGAGGACGGCCTGAAACTGCTGCGCGAGCAGCGGCCGGACCTGATCGTGCTGGACGTGATGCTGCCCGGGATCGACGGTTTCGAGGTGTGCCGGCGGATCCGCCGCACCGACCAGCTGCCGATCATCCTGCTCACCGCGCGCAGTGACGACATCGACGTGGTGGTGGGCCTGGAGTCCGGCGCCGACGACTACGTCGTCAAGCCGGTCCAGGGCCGGGTGCTCGACGCCCGGATCCGGGCCGTGCTGCGCCGAGGGGAACGGGAGGCCACCGATTCCGCCGTCTTCGGGTCCCTGGTCATCGACCGGTCCGCGATGACGGTCACGAAGAACGGCGAGGACCTCCAACTGACGCCGACCGAGCTGCGGCTGCTCCTGGAGCTCAGCCGCCGGCCCGGGCAGGCGCTCTCCCGACAGCAGCTGCTGCGCCTCGTCTGGGAGCACGACTACCTCGGCGACTCCCGGCTCGTGGACGCCTGCGTCCAGCGGCTGCGCGCCAAGGTCGAGGAAGTGCCGTCCTCGCCCACCCTCATCCGGACCGTCCGTGGTGTCGGCTACCGGCTGGACTCGCCGCAGTGA
- a CDS encoding PH domain-containing protein, with product MSSQQPTDEPVYDDRVYRSPMAVVTGVLLLALIAWLCGDAIVRGSGDSPWFAAAIALLAVPLTVAFTIRPAVFANDDRMRVRNPFRIIELPWAAVDAVRAGYSAEVLAEGSKYQLWSVPVSLRERKKASRQQFSRRGGLTNKGLSSPEGGDAASTAAVEPPRAHADQVVDELRELAERGATRAGARGSVRVRWSYEVIAPAVAGAVFLIVLLATR from the coding sequence ATGAGCAGCCAGCAGCCCACTGACGAACCGGTGTACGACGACCGGGTCTACCGCTCCCCCATGGCCGTCGTCACCGGCGTGCTGCTGCTCGCGCTCATCGCGTGGCTGTGCGGGGACGCCATCGTGCGGGGATCGGGGGACTCCCCGTGGTTCGCCGCGGCGATCGCCCTGCTGGCCGTACCGCTGACCGTGGCCTTCACCATCCGCCCGGCGGTCTTCGCCAACGACGACCGGATGCGCGTACGGAACCCGTTCCGGATCATCGAGCTGCCCTGGGCCGCCGTGGACGCGGTGCGCGCCGGGTACTCGGCGGAGGTGCTGGCCGAGGGGTCGAAGTACCAGCTGTGGTCCGTTCCGGTCTCGCTGCGCGAGCGGAAGAAGGCGAGCCGGCAGCAGTTCTCCCGCCGCGGCGGGCTGACCAACAAGGGACTGAGCTCGCCCGAGGGCGGCGACGCGGCCTCCACCGCCGCCGTCGAACCGCCGCGGGCCCACGCGGACCAGGTGGTGGACGAGCTGCGGGAGCTGGCCGAGCGCGGCGCCACGCGGGCCGGCGCCCGCGGCAGCGTGCGCGTGCGGTGGTCGTACGAGGTCATCGCGCCCGCCGTCGCGGGCGCGGTGTTCCTGATCGTCCTCCTCGCCACCCGCTGA
- a CDS encoding aldehyde dehydrogenase family protein, with product MASAFEYAPAPESRSVVDIAPSYGLFIDGEFTDAADGKVFKTVSPSSEEVLAEVAQAGAADVDRAVKAARKAFATWSALPGSERAKYLFRIARIIQERSRELAVLETLDNGKPIKETRDADLPLVAAHFFYYAGWADKLGHAGYGPNPRPLGVAGQVIPWNFPLLMLAWKIAPALAAGNTVVLKPAETTPLSALFFADICRQAGLPKGVVNILTGYGDAGAALVEHPDVNKVAFTGSTAVGKAIARQIAGTDKKVTLELGGKGANIVFDDAPIDQAVEGIVNGIFFNQGQVCCAGSRLLVQESIHDELLDSLKRRLSTLRLGDPLDKNTDIGAINSAEQLARITALAETGEAEGAERWSPACELPSSGYWFAPTLFTNVTQAHTVARDEIFGPVLSVLTFRTPDEAVAKANNSQYGLSAGIWTEKGSRILAVANKLRAGVVWANTFNKFDPTSPFGGYKESGFGREGGRHGLEGYLDV from the coding sequence ATGGCATCTGCATTCGAGTACGCACCGGCTCCCGAGTCCCGCTCGGTCGTCGACATCGCCCCCTCGTACGGGCTCTTCATCGACGGTGAGTTCACCGACGCCGCCGACGGCAAGGTCTTCAAGACCGTCTCGCCGTCCTCCGAGGAGGTCCTCGCCGAGGTCGCCCAAGCCGGCGCCGCCGACGTCGACCGCGCCGTCAAGGCCGCCCGCAAGGCGTTCGCGACCTGGTCCGCGCTGCCCGGCTCCGAGCGCGCCAAGTACCTCTTCCGCATCGCCCGGATCATCCAGGAGCGCAGCCGCGAGCTGGCCGTCCTGGAGACCCTGGACAACGGCAAGCCGATCAAGGAGACCCGCGACGCGGACCTCCCGCTCGTCGCCGCGCACTTCTTCTACTACGCGGGCTGGGCCGACAAGCTCGGCCACGCCGGCTACGGGCCGAACCCGCGCCCGCTGGGCGTCGCCGGCCAGGTCATCCCGTGGAACTTCCCGCTGCTGATGCTGGCGTGGAAGATCGCTCCGGCGCTCGCCGCCGGCAACACGGTCGTCCTCAAGCCCGCCGAGACGACTCCGCTCTCCGCGCTGTTCTTCGCGGACATCTGCCGCCAGGCGGGCCTGCCCAAGGGCGTCGTCAACATCCTCACGGGTTACGGCGACGCGGGCGCGGCCCTCGTCGAGCACCCGGACGTCAACAAGGTCGCCTTCACCGGCTCGACCGCGGTCGGCAAGGCCATCGCCCGCCAGATCGCCGGTACGGACAAGAAGGTCACCCTGGAACTGGGCGGCAAGGGCGCCAACATCGTCTTCGATGACGCCCCCATCGACCAGGCCGTCGAGGGCATCGTCAACGGCATCTTCTTCAACCAGGGCCAGGTCTGCTGCGCGGGCTCGCGCCTGCTGGTCCAGGAGTCGATCCACGACGAGCTGCTGGACTCCCTCAAGCGCCGCCTCTCCACGCTGCGCCTGGGCGACCCGCTCGACAAGAACACCGACATCGGCGCGATCAACTCCGCCGAGCAGCTGGCCCGCATCACCGCGCTCGCGGAGACCGGCGAGGCCGAGGGCGCCGAGCGCTGGTCCCCGGCGTGCGAGCTGCCGTCCTCCGGCTACTGGTTCGCCCCGACGCTCTTCACGAACGTCACCCAGGCGCACACCGTCGCCCGCGACGAGATCTTCGGCCCGGTGCTGTCCGTGCTGACCTTCCGTACGCCCGACGAGGCCGTCGCCAAGGCCAACAACAGCCAGTACGGCCTGTCCGCCGGCATCTGGACGGAGAAGGGCTCGCGCATCCTCGCGGTCGCGAACAAGCTCCGCGCCGGTGTCGTCTGGGCCAACACGTTCAACAAGTTCGACCCGACCTCGCCCTTCGGCGGCTACAAGGAGTCGGGCTTCGGCCGCGAGGGCGGCCGCCACGGCCTGGAGGGCTACCTCGATGTCTGA
- a CDS encoding class F sortase, translated as MAHRVRPLLAAALLGPLALAALTGCGGAPAAPTPPPHIAAAAAPAPAAASSAGASAAPATPLPASEPVRVRIPAAGVDAGPLLELGLAANGTVEVPSVADGNRIGWYTKAVTPGETGPAVLIGHFDTARGPAVLRNVSKIRTGDEITVSRADGTTAVFRVRELEQVDKKNFPTAKVYGNTARPELRVITCGGEITEGHRPDNIIVYADLVG; from the coding sequence ATGGCCCACCGCGTCCGCCCCCTGCTCGCCGCCGCCCTGCTCGGCCCGCTCGCCCTCGCCGCCCTGACCGGCTGCGGCGGCGCACCGGCCGCCCCCACGCCCCCGCCGCACATCGCCGCGGCCGCCGCGCCCGCGCCGGCCGCGGCGTCGTCCGCCGGGGCGTCGGCCGCGCCCGCCACCCCGCTGCCCGCCTCGGAGCCCGTACGGGTACGGATCCCCGCGGCCGGGGTGGACGCGGGCCCGCTGCTGGAACTGGGCCTGGCCGCCAACGGCACCGTCGAGGTGCCCTCCGTGGCGGACGGGAACCGGATCGGCTGGTACACCAAGGCCGTCACCCCGGGCGAGACCGGCCCGGCCGTACTGATCGGACACTTCGACACCGCGCGCGGCCCTGCCGTCCTGCGCAACGTCTCGAAGATCCGCACCGGTGACGAGATCACCGTCTCCCGGGCGGACGGCACCACCGCCGTCTTCCGGGTGCGCGAGCTGGAACAGGTCGACAAGAAGAACTTCCCGACCGCCAAGGTGTACGGGAACACCGCGCGCCCCGAGCTGCGGGTGATCACCTGCGGCGGCGAGATCACCGAAGGCCACCGCCCCGACAACATCATCGTGTACGCCGATCTCGTGGGCTGA
- the deoC gene encoding deoxyribose-phosphate aldolase has translation MPTTLTAFADVTTSDSALRRFLHGLPGVDAVGLEARAAALGTRSIKTTAKAYAIDLAISMIDLTTLEGADTPGKVRALSAKAANPDPTDRSTPMTAAVCVYPDMVATAKAALNGADVKVASVATAFPAGRAALPVKLADTRDAVAAGADEIDMVIDRGAFLAGRYLETYELIRAVKEACVRPDGTAARLKVIFETGELSTYDNIRRASWIGMLAGADFIKTSTGKVGVNATPANTLLMLEAVRDFKAQTGIQIGVKPAGGIRTTKDAIKFLVLVNETVGEDWLTNHWFRFGASSLLNDLLMQRQKLSTGRYSGPDYVTVD, from the coding sequence ATGCCCACTACCCTCACCGCATTCGCTGACGTGACGACGTCCGACAGCGCGCTGCGCCGCTTCCTGCACGGGCTGCCCGGCGTAGACGCCGTCGGCCTGGAGGCCCGCGCGGCCGCGCTCGGTACCCGTTCGATCAAGACCACGGCCAAGGCGTACGCCATTGACCTGGCCATTTCGATGATCGACCTGACCACGCTTGAGGGTGCGGACACCCCGGGCAAGGTCCGAGCGCTCTCCGCCAAGGCCGCCAATCCCGACCCGACCGACCGCAGCACTCCCATGACCGCCGCGGTCTGCGTCTACCCCGACATGGTGGCCACCGCCAAGGCCGCCCTGAACGGCGCCGACGTCAAGGTGGCCTCCGTCGCCACGGCCTTCCCGGCCGGCCGCGCCGCGCTGCCCGTCAAGCTCGCGGACACCCGTGACGCCGTCGCCGCCGGCGCCGACGAGATCGACATGGTCATCGACCGTGGCGCCTTCCTCGCCGGCCGCTACCTGGAGACGTACGAGCTGATCAGGGCCGTCAAGGAGGCGTGCGTACGCCCCGACGGCACCGCCGCCCGCCTCAAGGTCATCTTCGAGACCGGCGAGCTGTCGACGTACGACAACATCCGCCGGGCCTCCTGGATCGGCATGCTCGCGGGCGCCGACTTCATCAAGACCTCCACCGGCAAGGTCGGCGTCAACGCCACCCCCGCCAACACGCTGCTGATGCTCGAGGCCGTCCGCGACTTCAAGGCGCAGACTGGAATCCAGATCGGCGTGAAGCCGGCCGGCGGCATCCGGACCACCAAGGACGCCATCAAGTTCCTGGTCCTGGTCAACGAGACCGTGGGCGAGGACTGGCTGACCAACCACTGGTTCCGCTTCGGCGCCTCCAGCCTGCTCAACGACCTGTTGATGCAGCGCCAGAAGCTGAGCACCGGCCGTTACTCCGGTCCCGACTACGTGACGGTGGACTGA
- a CDS encoding aldehyde dehydrogenase family protein, with the protein MSESSATRLSVFKTYKLYVGGKFPRSESGRVYEVQDSKGKWLANAPLSSRKDARDAVVAARKAFGGWSGATAYNRGQILYRIAEMLEGRREQFVREVGEAEGLSKSKAAAVVDAAIDRWVWYAGWTDKIAQIVGGANPVAGPFFNLSTPEPTGVVTVVAPQDSSFLGLISVIAPVIATGNTAVVIASEKAPLPALSLGEVLATSDLPGGVVNILSGKAGEMGPHLASHQDVNAIDLAGADTALAKELEIAAADNLKRVLRPQPVDDWSADPGTSRMTAFLETKTVWHPTGSLGSGGSSY; encoded by the coding sequence ATGTCTGAGTCTTCTGCGACGCGTCTGAGCGTCTTCAAGACCTACAAGCTGTACGTCGGGGGCAAGTTCCCCCGCTCCGAGAGCGGCCGGGTGTACGAGGTGCAGGACTCCAAGGGCAAGTGGCTGGCCAACGCCCCGCTGTCCTCCCGCAAGGACGCGCGGGACGCGGTCGTCGCGGCCCGCAAGGCCTTCGGCGGCTGGTCGGGCGCGACCGCGTACAACCGCGGGCAGATCCTCTACCGCATCGCCGAGATGCTGGAGGGCCGCCGCGAGCAGTTCGTCCGCGAGGTCGGCGAGGCCGAGGGCCTGTCCAAGTCGAAGGCGGCCGCGGTCGTCGACGCGGCCATCGACCGCTGGGTCTGGTACGCGGGCTGGACCGACAAGATCGCCCAGATCGTGGGCGGGGCCAACCCGGTCGCGGGCCCGTTCTTCAACCTCTCCACCCCGGAGCCGACGGGCGTCGTCACCGTCGTCGCCCCGCAGGACTCCTCGTTCCTGGGCCTGATCTCGGTGATCGCCCCCGTCATCGCGACGGGCAACACCGCGGTCGTGATCGCCTCGGAGAAGGCGCCGCTTCCGGCCCTTTCCCTGGGCGAGGTGCTGGCCACCTCCGACCTGCCGGGCGGCGTCGTCAACATCCTGTCCGGCAAGGCCGGCGAGATGGGCCCGCACCTGGCGTCCCACCAGGACGTCAACGCGATCGACCTGGCGGGTGCCGATACGGCGCTGGCCAAGGAGCTGGAGATCGCGGCGGCCGACAACCTCAAGCGCGTCCTGCGTCCACAGCCTGTGGACGACTGGAGCGCCGACCCTGGTACGTCGCGCATGACGGCGTTCCTGGAGACGAAGACGGTCTGGCACCCCACGGGTTCGCTGGGCTCGGGCGGATCCTCGTACTAG